ACCTCCTGTATCCCCGGCACCAGCGAAAGCTTTTCGAAGAAGAATCGCTCGTAAGCTTCGATGTCCGGCGTAACGATGCGCAGCAAGAAGTCCACTGAGCCCATCAACACATAACACTCCAGCACCTCGGGAAATCCGCGGATCGCATCGGTGAACTCGGTGAAGTTGGACCGACCGTGAGCGTTGAGCTTCACCTCGGCGAAAATCTGCGTGTTGAGCCCGATTTTTTTGCGATCGAGCAGCGTGACCTGACGCCTGATCACCCCTTCATCTTTCAACCGCTGGATCCGTCGCCAGCAGGGCGATTGCGACAGGCCTACCTGCTCGGCAATTTGCGCGCTCGACAACGACGCATCCTCCTGCAGCAGTGCCAGAATTTTTCGATCGTAGCCATCCAGCTCTGTCTGCATAGCTGAGTCTCCAAAGCCAGATTGGTCACATAAACAAGTCTTTTTCGGCGCGATACAGCATATCTTCGATCAGAAATTTCTGCTGGAGCATGTAAAACTTTCTTTCATCCGCCGTCACTGCAACGGTACGTTTGCCAGGAGATCTTGCATGCCGCATTTTGAAGCCTTCCACCCTGCCCCACTGCGTCACGATGCCTGGTCGGTAAGTAACGCTCACTGCGTGTCGCGCTTTGAAATTCTTGCCGAGGCCGAAGCCGATGTGCTCTGCCGGCTGCTTAATCTTTTTGCAATGCAGTACCTCATACCCCGCCAGGTTTCAGTGCTGCAACAGGAAGACATGTTGATGGTGAGTGTTGAAGTGGGGGGCATGACATGGCACCGGGCGCAGGTCATTGGTGAAAAAATGCGCAACTTGGTCAGCGTATGCTCGGTCGAACTGGAACCGATAGGCGATTTGCACGTCGTAACCGAGGCCGTCTCACTCGCTGCCAGTTGAGTGCTCCGAAAATATTGGCAATGCTTCACTACCGGCAGGGCACCGCAACTGGCACGCTTGGGACTACTCTTGCTCATCACCGAAGTAAGCCGTCTCGCCCGAAGGAGCCCGCATGTCCGTCCTCGCCTCATCATCTCAGGACCGCTGGCTGGATCTGAACGAAGTACTGCGCGATCTCGTCGCGCAGGGTTACCTCGATCAGGACAATGCCGAATATGCGCTCACCCTGCGCCGAGCTGCGCAGAACCTCCACGCCCATCCGCTCGAACTCATTGCCAACCAGCAGTTCGATAACCACAAGCGGCCCGGCAAGAAACTCGATCTTGAAACCCTGACCGCCTGGCTGGCCGAGCAAGCCGGGCAGCCGTATTTGCGTATTGACCCGCTGAAGATCAACGTCGCTGCCGTCACACCGTTGATGTCCTACGCCTTCGCCCAGCGCCACAAGATTCTCGCGGTGGATGTTGATCGCGATGCGGTCACTATCGCCAGCGCACAGCCCTACGTGCATGCGTGGGAAGCCGACCTGACCCACGTGCTGAAAATGCCGATCAAACGGGTCGTCGCCAATCCCGTCGACGTGCAGAAACTGGCCGTCGAGTTTTATCGGTTGGCAAAATCGGTCAGCGGCGCAAGCGCCAGCGACCAAAAAGTCAGCAACATGGGCAACTTTGAACAGTTGCTCAAGCTCGGCGCCAGCGATCAGGAACCCGATGCGAACGACGCGCACATCGTCAATATCGTCGACTGGCTCTTTCAGTACGCCTATCAGCAGCGCGCCAGTGACATTCACATCGAGCCTCGTCGTGAAGCGGGAACGGTGCGGTTCCGCATCGACGGCGTGCTGCACAACGTCTATCAATTCCCGCCGCAGGTCGCGATGGCGGTTACCAGCCGCCTGAAGAGTCTGGGCCGCATGAACGTGGCCGAGAAGCGCAAGCCACAAGATGGCCGTGTGAAGACCAAAACGCCTGACGGCGGCGAAGTGGAACTGCGACTATCGACGCTGCCTACCGCGTTTGGCGAAAAGATGGTTATGCGGATCTTCGACCCGGAAGTACTGCTCAAAGACTTCGATCAGTTGGGATTCTCCGGCGATGACCTCCGCCGCTGGGAAGGCATGACCCGCCAGCCCAACGGCATCATTCTGGTGACAGGACCGACCGGTTCCGGCAAAACCACCACGTTGTACACGACGCTGAAAAAGCTGGCGACATCGGAGGTGAACCTCTGCACCATCGAGGACCCGATTGAAATGGTCGAGCCCGCGTTTAACCAGATGCAGGTCCAGCACAACATTGATCTGAACTTTGCCAGCGGCGTGCGGGCACTGATGCGGCAGGACCCTGACATCATCATGATCGGCGAGATTCGCGATCTGGAAACAGCAGAAATGGCCATCCAGGCCGCGCTCACGGGTCACTTGGTGCTTTCGACCCTGCACACCAACGACGCACCCAGCGCGGTCAGTCGCTTGCTCGAATTGGGTGTGCCGCATTACCTGCTTAAAGCGACGATTCTCGGCGTAATGGCACAGCGGCTGGTGCGTACGCTTTGCCCGCACTGCAAGGCGCCGATCGAGATGGATGAGGCTGACTGGCAGACCCTGACACGCCCGTGGCAGGCGCCTGTGCCGAGTGGCGCGCATCGGGCGGTCGGCTGCGCCGAATGCCGCGACACAGGGTATCGCGGCCGCGCCGGGGTCTACGAAATCATGCTGATGTCAGACGCCGTCAAATCGCTGATTTCAGCCGACCTGGACCTGACGGCATTGCGTCGACAGGGATTCAAGGACGGCATGCGCAGCCTGCGGTTGTCTGGCGCGCAAAAGGTCGCAGCAGGGCTAACGACGGTGGAAGAAGTGCTGCGCGTAACGCCACAGAGCGAGCAGCGCTAGCCACCCTAAGCGCGCTTGCCAGCAAACCCGTCAAAAGGGTCGCCGCCACGTTGGCTGGCACGCCGCAATCACTGTAGGAGCCGGCTTGCTGGCGAACGAGATGGGGCAGTGGCATAAGGGCGCCTGACGCAACACCTTCGCGGGCAAGCGCGCTCCTACAGGGCGCTGGCCCGGTAATGCCGAAATGGCCTGGGCCCGCAGTGCCACACCAGCCCGATTGCTTACTCCGTCAGACGTCTGCAACGCCGAAGTCCAGCACCACTTTCATCGCCCGTTGCTTGTCTCCCGCCAGCTCGAACGCTTGAACGGCATCTTCGAAGGCAACGGTGTGGGAGATCACCGGCGTGACATCGATCACCTTGCGGTTAAGCAAATCCACGGCCTGAGCGAATTCGGCATGGAAGCGGAAGGTGCCGCGCAGATCGATTTCCTTGCCCACCACTAGATTCAGGGGAATCGCCACGTCCCCGCCGAGCCCGACGGTCACCACGATTCCGCGAGGACGCATACAGGTCAGACCGTTACCCAGCGCCTGAGCGCTGCCGGACGCTTCGAACATCACATCGAAATAACCCTTATCGGCGGTATAGCGAGCCAGCGCCTGCGGCTCGTCACGCAGGTTATGCGTCTCGCTGGCGCCCATGCGACGGGCACAAGCCAGCGCGCTGTCGCTCAGGTCCGCAGCCACGATCTGCAGCGCACCTGCCGCGCGCAGGCTGCCGATCAGCAAATTGCCGATCGGGCCACAACCGGTCACCAACACGCGCTTGCCGAATACCCCGCCGGCACGCTGGATTGCATGGAGCCCCACCGACAGCGGTTCGGCCAGCGCGCCTTCCGCCAGCGTTGTACTGGGCGCCAGCAAATGGGCCTGGCTTGACTCGATCACTAGTCGTTCACGAAACGCGCCCTGGATGTGAGGGAAAGGCATCGCGCTGCCGTAAAACCGCATGTCAAGGCAGTGATTGGGCAGGCCCTCATGACAGTATTTGCAGTCACCGCACGGTCGTGACGGCGAGACAGAAACCCGTTGTCCAACGCTGAACGTGCCGTTCGCATCCGCGACTTCCTCAATGACCGCCGAGATTTCATGGCCGAGGACCATCGGCTCTTTCAGTCGAACCGCACCGAAACCGCCGTGCTGGTAGTAATGCAGGTCCGAGCCGCAGATACCGCCGCGAGCGACGCGTACACGCAGCTGACCGCTGACCAGCGGCAGTGCGTCGTCGGCAGGCTCGACGCGCAGATCTTTCGCGGCGTGGCAGACAATCGATTGCATGAGCGTTCTCCGTATCACAACGAGGCCGTAATGGCACCGTCGACGTAAAGGATGTGGCCGTTGACGAAGCTTGCTGCGTCCGATGCCAGAAACACCGCAGCGCCCGCCAGCTCTGACACGTCGCCCCAGCGACGACTCGGCGTGCGCTGCACCAGCCAGTCGCTGAATTCGGCATTGGCCACCAGCGCAGCATTCAGCTCGGTTTTGAAATACCCCGGACCGATGCCGTTGACGTTAAGACCCAGCGGGCCCCAGTCTATCGCCATCCCCTTGGTCAGCATTTTCAACGCGCCTTTGCTTGCCGTGTACGGCGCAATCCCCGGGCGGCCCAGCTCGCTCTGCACGGAGCAGATGTTAATAATCCGCCCGCGTCCACGCACAATCATGCAGCGGGCAACGGCCTGACCGACAAAGAAAGCGCTGTCCAGGTTGGCGCGCATCAGCTCGTGCCAGTCTGCTTCCTGGAAGTCGGCCAGTGGCCCGCGCCTTTGTATGCCCGCGTTGTTGACCAGAATCTCCAGCGCCCCGACGCGCTGCTCGATTGCCTGAACCGCAGCGGCAACCGCCGCGCTGTCGGTCACGTCAAAGGCTTGGGTATGAACGACGTGCCCCTCGTTCGCGAGGGTCTGCGCCGCTGCTTGCAGCGTCTGTTCATTACGACCATTCAGCACCACGGTGGCGCCGGCTTCGGCCAGGCCGCGGGCGATCGCCAGGCCAATACCGGCGCTGGAACCGGTTATCAACGCTACCCTGCCGTCGAGGCGAAAACTATCCAGAACAGCCATGACGCTCTCCTATGGTGTGTATTGCTCAAGGCTCAGCTGCTGCGCGAACCGTGCTGCCAGTGGTACAACAGAATCTCGCCGCGCAGATCCAATTACCCTACTCTGCCCGATCGACTTCTTACCGTCACCAACAGGGATCCGTTATGCAAACCGGAAGTGTGGTTTTACTTTTTGTGGCGTTGGCCGTGGCCATCGTGTTTATGGGCTTCAAAGTGGTACCGCAGGGGTACCAGTGGACCGTTGAACGCTTCGGCCGCTACACCAACACGCTCAAGCCTGGGCTGAACATCATCGTGCCGATAGTCGACCGTATAGGCCACAAACTGAACATGATGGAGACCGTGCTCGACATCCCGCCACAGGAAGTCATCACATCGGACAACGCCACGGTGCAGATCGACGCCGTGTGTTTTTATCAAGTGGTCAACTGCGCCCAGGCCGCGTATGAGGTCAATAACCTGCAGCACGCTATTCGCAATCTGTTGCAGACCAATATCCGGACAGTACTCGGCTCGATGGAGCTGGACGCGATGCTTAGCCAGCGTGATGGCATCAACGAACGGCTGCTGCGCATCGTCGATGAGGCCACTGCGCCATGGGGCATCAAAATCACCCGGATTGAAATCAAAGACATCAGCCCGCCTGCTGATCTGATGGCGGCGATGTCGGGGCAGATGAAAGCCGAACGGATCAAACGCGCTCAAATTCTGGAGGCCGAAGGGCTACGGGCTTCGGCCATCCTCACCGCAGAGGGCAAGAAGCAGGCACAGATTCTGGAAGCCGAGGGCGAGCGTCAGGCCGCCTTCCTGGAATCCGAAGCCCGTGAACGACAGGCCGAAGCCGAGGCGCGCGCGACCCAGGTGGTTTCCGAGGCCATTGCGTCAGGCGATGTGCAGGCAATCAATTACTTCGTTGCACAGAAATACATTGATGCGCTGGGCAGGCTGGCTTCGGCCAACAACAGCAAAGTCATTCTCATGCCGCTGGAGGCCAGTCAGATGATCGGAGCCATTGGCGGTATCGGCGAGATCGTCAAAGCCACGTTCGACACGCCCAAACCTGAAGCCGGCAAGCGAGTCTGAGCCATGTGGACCTATCTGCAAGACCTGTCGTTTTGGGACTGGCTGGGGCTTGGCACGGTGCTGCTGATCCTTGAGGTGTTCGGTGCGGGCGGCTATCTGCTGTGGATCGGCGTCGCTGCAGCAGGCGTGGGCATTCTTACCTACATCCTGCCGGCGTTGAGTTGGGAAATACAGTTCGTGTCATTTGCGGTGCTTTCGGTGCTGACTGCCCTGTACTGGTGGCGCCGTCAGCGCAGCGTGCAGCGCAAGTCGGATCAGCCGGGGCTGAACATGCGCGGCTCGGAGTTGATCGGACAGACTTTCGTGGTTCAGGAGTCCATCATCAACGGGCGAGGCAAGATCAAGGTCGGCGACGGCGTCTGGATGGTCGTCGGACCGGATGCTCCGGCAGGCGACCGTGTGAGGGTGACCGCACAAGACGGCACGATTTTGCACGTGGTGGTCGTATGACTGCCAGCGCCTGGGGAACTAGACCGGGCAACGGCGTATCAAATCGTTTCAGAACAAACCAAAATCGGAGTACCCGTCATGCGTCTCAAACTTGCTGTAGCCACGTTAGCCTTGCTTTCCCTGCCGGTCGGTTCAGCGATGGCCGACGGTTTTCTGCGGGACGTCCTGTCGTCCGGTGCAACCACCGGCTCCACCTACCTGACTTTCCGTCGTCACAAGCTGATCGTTGCCGCACAAGATGACGCTGGCAGTTATTTAGCCAGCAACGGCGAAATCCGCGGCCCGTACCTGGAAGCGGCCATGGATCAGGTTCGCAAGGACAACCCGGCGCTCAAGGCATCGGATATGGACTTGGCGAACGCCATCCTGGCGAAAAACCTGGTCGCCGAACAGTAATTCTCTTTTGGGGCTCACCGGCGTTTGCTCGCCAAATCAGTCTCAACAAAAAGCCGCTCATTGGAGCGGCTTTTTTACGACTGGCCCAGCAGCTTACTCGCCAATCAGAGCCTTGTAGCCCGCTGCGTCGAGCAGCTTGCCCAGGTCGTCGGTGTTGGCTGGCTTGACCTTGAAGATCCACGATTCGTAAGGCGTGTTGTTCAGGGCTTCCGGCTCACCCGTCAGTGAGTCGTTGACTGCAACAACTTCACCCGCCACTGGCGAGTAGATGTCGGACGCAGCCTTCACGGACTCGACCACGCCTGCCTGATCGCCTGCCGCTGCGAAGACTTTGCCGACTTCCGGCAGCTCGACAAACACCACGTCGCCCAGCGCTTCCTGCGCATGATCGGAGATACCCACAACGATCAGATCACCTTCTTGCTTTGCCCACTCGTGGCTTTCAGCGAAACGCAGTTCGGCGGGAGTAGTGCTCATGTTCTTGTCCTCTCTACTTCATCAGGTCAGCGGAAAAACCCGCCAGGAATGGCTGTCAAATCTGGTTTAGATCAACGCTTTGCCGTGACGCACGAAAGCGGGTTGCACCACACGGACCGGGTACCACTTGCCGCGAATTTCCACTTCGGCACGGTCAGCGGTTGCCATCGGTACACGCGCCAGCGCGATCGACTTGCTTAGCGTAGGAGAGAAACTACCACTGGTGATCTCTCCTTCGCCAACTTCCGCTACGCGGACGACCTGATGGGCGCGCAAAACGCCCCGCTCTTCCAGGACCAGTCCTACTAATTTGGAAACAAGGCCTTGCGCGCGTTCCGCTTCAAGTGCAGCGCGCCCGATGAACTGCCTGTCTTCGGGCGCCCACGCGACAGTCCAGGCCATGTTTGAGGTCAGCGGTGAGACATGCTCGTCGATTTCCTGGCCATAGAGGTTCATCCCGGCCTCCAGACGCAGCGTATCGCGCGCGCCCAACCCGATCGGCGAAATACCGGCGCCCACCATGTCGTTGAAGAAACTGCAGGCCTCGCTGGCGGGCAGAATGATTTCCAGGCCGTCCTCACCGGTATAGCCCGTGCGGGCAATGAACCAATCGCCGTCTTGCTGGCCTTCGAATGGCCGCAGTGTATGGATGAGCGCCGTACGCTCCTGGGTGACCAGTTCGCCGATCTTCTGCCGTGCGTTGGGCCCCTGAATGGCAAGCATGGCCAGTTCCGAGCGATGCTCGACGCGCACGTCATAGCCGGCAAGGTTGGCGTTCATCCAGGCCAGGTCCTTGGCGCCGGTGGCGGCATTGACTACCAGCCGATAACCCGTCTCGGTCAGGTAGACGATCATGTCGTCGACGATGCCGCCACGGGTGTCGAGCATTGCGCTGTAAAGCGCGCGCCCAATCTGCTGCAACCTACCCACGTCGTTGGCCAGCAGACGCTGCAGCCAAGGCTGGGCCTGGCTTCCGGATATGTCGAGCACATGCATGTGCGACACGTCGAAAATCCCGCAGTCCCGGCGCACCTGATGGTGCTCCTCGACCTGGGAGCCGTAGTGCAGGGGCATATCCCAACCACCAAAATCGACCAGCTTTGCGCCAAGCGCAAGGTGCAGGTCAAAGAGGGGCGTGCGCTGTCCCATGGGTTTCTCCTTCCGGGCGTGGCGAAGACGCAGTCAATTGCAATCCCGCAAACCCCCCGAGACTTGGGGTCTGACGCTTATGCTAATTTGTGGAATTGTCTGACAGACCGAGTCGATTGCGGCGCATTGTAGCCGCAAGGTCAGCACCCCGCACCTAGCCAATCGGCCTGGCCGAACGTCTAATCAGACCGATGACCGGAAGCAACCCGACCAGCACCAATGTCAGCGCTGGCAAAGCGGCACGCGCCCACTCACCTTCGCTGGTCATTTCAAAGATGCGCACGGCCAGCGTATCCCAGCCAAACGGGCGCATGAGCAGAGTGGCGGGCATTTCCTTGAGCACATCCACGAAGACCAGCAGTGCAGCGCTCAGCGTGCCGGGGATGAGCAGCGGCAGATAAATCCTGAAAAACAATCGCGGGCCGCTAACGCCCAGACTGCGTGCAGCCTCCGGCAACGATGGGCGAATGCGCGACAAACTGTTCTCGAGCGGCCCGTACGCGACTGCAATGAACCGCACCAGATAGGCAAGCACCAGCGCCCCCAGGCTGCCCAGCAGCAGCGGCTTGCCGGCACCCCCCAGCCAGCCGGAGAGCGGCACGACCCATTCACGGTCCAGATAACTGAACGCCAGCATGATCGACACCGCCAGCACCGAACCCGGCAACGCGTAGCCGATGTTAGCGACGCTGACCCCGGAGCGAATGGCCCGAGTGGGCGCGAGGCGTCGGGCAAATACCAGAATCATCGCGACGCACACCGTGACCAGCGCAGCAATGGCCCCCAGATAAAGCGTGTGGAGAATCAGGCCGGCGTAACGCTCATCCAGATCGAAACGACCGCGTTGCCAGACCCAGACGATCAATTGCAGCAGCGGCACCACAAATGCGCAGGCGAACACCAGCCCACACCATGCACTGGCTGCAGCGGCTTTAAACCCATGCAGGTGATACAACGCTTTGACCCTTGGCCGCTCGTTGCTCGGGCGGCTCGCCCCCCGTGCTCGATGCTCGCCGTACAGGAGGACCATGACGGCCAGCAGCAGCAGGCTCGCCAGTTGCGCGGCGCTCGACAGGCTGAAGAAGCCGTACCAGGTTTTGTAGATCGCGGTAGTGAAGGTGTCGAAGTTGAACACCGAGACGGCACCGAAATCGGCAAGGGTTTCCATCAATGCAAGGGCCACGCCCGCGCCGATTGCCGGCCTTGCCATGGGCAGTGCAACACGCCAGAAGGCCTGCCACGGGGACTGGCCGAGGATGCGCGCCGCCTCCATGAGGCCTTTTCCCTGGGCCAGAAACGCAGTGCGCGCCAGTAGGTAGACGTAGGGATAGAACACCAGCACCAGCACGATGATGACGCCGCCGGTGGAGCGCACCCGCGGCAAACGCAAACCTGAGCCGAACCACTCGCGCATCAGCGTTTGCACGGGGCCTGCGAAATCCAGCAAGCCCACAAAGACGAACGCCAGCACATACGCCGGGATCGCAAAAGGCAACATCAATGCCCAATCCAGCCAGCGCCGTCCGGGGAACTCACACAGCGCTGTCAGCCATGCCAGGCTCACCCCAAGCAGTGTGACACCCAGTCCCACGCCGATGACCAGCGTGAGGGTATTGCCCAACAATCGCGGCATCTGGGTTTCCCAAAGATGGGACCAGATCTGCAGGTCGATGGTCTGCCAGGAAAGAAACAGTACGCTCAGGGGCAACAGCACCAACGCGGCGATGGTGAAAACCAGGGGATACCAGCGACGCTGGGGGGAATGGGCCAAGGACGTTACTCATGGATTTAGAGATCCCCTGCAGGAGCGCCCTGGCCCTGGTGATGACATAGCCTCGGACACCTTCATGTCATGGTCTATGGCCTTCGCGGGCAAGCGCGCTCCCTCAGACGGGGCTGCCTGGTTGCAATCAATTCCAGCCAGCGCGGTCCATCATGCGAATCGCTTCGGCCTGCCGGCGCCCGGCCACTTCAACCGGGATGGTGTCCGCCTTGAACGCGCCCCAACTGGCCACTTCTGCGGAAGGCGCGACTTTCGGGTTGGCGGGAAACTCCTGGTTGGTGCCGGCGAAGATGGTCTGGGCGTCAGGGCCGGTCATCCACTCGACCAACGCTTTGGCGGCCTCGGCATGCGGCGCGTACCGAGTCAGGCCAATACCGGAGAGATTTACATGAACCCCGCGGTCCGATTGGTTGGGCCAGAACAGGCGTACGGCCAGATCCGGATTGTCCTTGTGCAGACGACCGTAGTAGTAGGTGTTGACGATGCCAACATCGCATTGGCCGGCGTTGATGGCCTCCAGCACCGCGATGTCATCGGAAAACACGTCGGTGGAGAGGTTATTCACCCAGCCCTTGAGAATCTTCTCTGACGCTTCGGCGCCGTGGGTTTCGATCAGCGTGGCGGTGAGCGACTGGTTGTAGACCTTTTTAGCGGTACGCAGGCAAAGGCGCCCTTCCCACTGCTTGTCAGCCAGCGCTTCGTAGGTCGAAAGCTCTTCGGGTTTAACGCGATCAGTGGAGTAGGCGATGGTCCGGGCACGCAGGCTCAGGCCAGTCCAGCTGTGGGTTGAAGATCGGTACTGCGACGGAATGTTCGCGTCGATAACCGGCGAGGTGAAGGGCTGCAGGATGCCCATTTGTTCCGCTTGCCAGAGGTTGCCTGCGTCGACAGTAAGCAACAGGTCAGCGGTGGCGTTTTCCCCTTCAGCCTTGATGCGCTGCATGAGCGGCGCTTCCTTGTCGGTGATGAACTTGACCTTTACACCGGTCTTGGCGGTATAGGCATCGAACACCGGCTTGATCAGCTCGTCGATACGAGAGGAATACACCACCACTTCATCTGCGGCCTGGGCGGAGCTGCCGAGCACGGTTAATGCCAGGGCAGCCAAAAGACGCTTGCTCGCCTGCATGCAGGTTCTCCTGATTCGGGGGAAAAACGAGGCGAAATGGTAGTGAATCGCATCTACCTTCTCAACCGGTGTCAGTGTGGAGGCGTTACTGGATGTTGCGGAGTGAAAGAAGTGCTGCAACCAGATTCACAGAATATGGAGGCTGCTCTAGTGGGACCGGCTTTAGCCGGGATAGGCCAGCCGAAACGCCATCAGATTCGCAGCATGCGCCTTCCCGGCTAAAGCCGGTCCCACGGTGAGCTGCGTTTACAGAAAGGGTTGTGGTTTCAGAGCTTTGCCAAGTTGGGGAGATCCCCGGTCAGACCCAAGGCCTGGCGCACGAACAATGCCTTTGCCTCCGCCGAGCGGTCGACCATCTTCAGCCCCGCATTGCGCAGCAGACGAACCGGCAGCGCGTCAGCCTGGAACAGCCTTTCAAAGCCCTCCATTGCGGCCATCAACGCGAGGTTATGCGGCATACGTCGACGTTCGTAACGACTCAGTACCCGCTCATCGGCCAGCCGCTGGCCCCTCTCGACTGCGCCGCGCAATACTTCGGCGAGCACTGCGGCGTCCAGAAAACCCAGGTTGACCCCCTGCCCGGCCAGGGGATGGATGGTGTGCGCGGCATCGCCGATCAGTGCAAGGCCCTCGGCCACGTAACGTTTGGCATGGCGCTGACGCAAAGGGACGCAAAGCCTCGGGTCGACAGAGATGACCTTTCCGAGACGACCTTCGAACGCAGTTTCCAGCTCCCGGCAGAAGCGTTCGTCGTCGAGCTTCATCAATCGCTCTGATTGCTCCGGCGTCACGGACCACACGATGGAACACCAATGCTCGCCCTCACGGTCGAGTGGCAAGAAAGCCAGCGGTCCGTCGTCGGTAAAACGCTGCCACGCCGTTTTGTGGTGGGATTCAGCGGTGCGCACGCTGGTGACAATGGCGTGATGCAGGTAGTCCCACTCACGCGTGGCTGTGCCGGTCATGCGCCGCACAGTGGAGTTCGCGCCATCGGCCGCGACCACCAGCGGCGAGCGCAACAGGCGGCCATCGGAAAGCGTCAGAAGCCAGTCATCACCGGACCGCCGCATCTGCTCCAGACGCGCATCGGCCAACAAGCCGATGCTGCTCTGCTGCAGGCGCTCGACCAGCGCGTCTTGCACCACGCGATTTTCGACAATATGCCCAAGGACCTCAGCGTGAACACTGGAAGCGGAAAAATGCACCTTGCCCGTGCCGCTGCCATCCCACACGTGCATATCGCCATAAGGGCTGACTCGGCGCGCAAGAATCCCT
The nucleotide sequence above comes from Pseudomonas lutea. Encoded proteins:
- a CDS encoding extracellular solute-binding protein → MQASKRLLAALALTVLGSSAQAADEVVVYSSRIDELIKPVFDAYTAKTGVKVKFITDKEAPLMQRIKAEGENATADLLLTVDAGNLWQAEQMGILQPFTSPVIDANIPSQYRSSTHSWTGLSLRARTIAYSTDRVKPEELSTYEALADKQWEGRLCLRTAKKVYNQSLTATLIETHGAEASEKILKGWVNNLSTDVFSDDIAVLEAINAGQCDVGIVNTYYYGRLHKDNPDLAVRLFWPNQSDRGVHVNLSGIGLTRYAPHAEAAKALVEWMTGPDAQTIFAGTNQEFPANPKVAPSAEVASWGAFKADTIPVEVAGRRQAEAIRMMDRAGWN
- a CDS encoding ABC transporter permease: MAHSPQRRWYPLVFTIAALVLLPLSVLFLSWQTIDLQIWSHLWETQMPRLLGNTLTLVIGVGLGVTLLGVSLAWLTALCEFPGRRWLDWALMLPFAIPAYVLAFVFVGLLDFAGPVQTLMREWFGSGLRLPRVRSTGGVIIVLVLVFYPYVYLLARTAFLAQGKGLMEAARILGQSPWQAFWRVALPMARPAIGAGVALALMETLADFGAVSVFNFDTFTTAIYKTWYGFFSLSSAAQLASLLLLAVMVLLYGEHRARGASRPSNERPRVKALYHLHGFKAAAASAWCGLVFACAFVVPLLQLIVWVWQRGRFDLDERYAGLILHTLYLGAIAALVTVCVAMILVFARRLAPTRAIRSGVSVANIGYALPGSVLAVSIMLAFSYLDREWVVPLSGWLGGAGKPLLLGSLGALVLAYLVRFIAVAYGPLENSLSRIRPSLPEAARSLGVSGPRLFFRIYLPLLIPGTLSAALLVFVDVLKEMPATLLMRPFGWDTLAVRIFEMTSEGEWARAALPALTLVLVGLLPVIGLIRRSARPIG
- a CDS encoding 2-octaprenyl-3-methyl-6-methoxy-1,4-benzoquinol hydroxylase translates to METRADLLIIGAGMVGSALALALRDSGLNIVVVDGGPLTVKPFVADAPFEARVSVLSIASQRILERLGVWEGILARRVSPYGDMHVWDGSGTGKVHFSASSVHAEVLGHIVENRVVQDALVERLQQSSIGLLADARLEQMRRSGDDWLLTLSDGRLLRSPLVVAADGANSTVRRMTGTATREWDYLHHAIVTSVRTAESHHKTAWQRFTDDGPLAFLPLDREGEHWCSIVWSVTPEQSERLMKLDDERFCRELETAFEGRLGKVISVDPRLCVPLRQRHAKRYVAEGLALIGDAAHTIHPLAGQGVNLGFLDAAVLAEVLRGAVERGQRLADERVLSRYERRRMPHNLALMAAMEGFERLFQADALPVRLLRNAGLKMVDRSAEAKALFVRQALGLTGDLPNLAKL